The Silene latifolia isolate original U9 population chromosome X, ASM4854445v1, whole genome shotgun sequence genome contains the following window.
ttaaaaggaacttcgtccccgaagttcaacccatactcaaaaacaaacaaacatactaactcgatcaagacacaacaacgcaactaagaactcaaaataaAACTTCAACctaccaaacatgaactcgtaacaccaactccatcaactattcctacctccacaacatggctcatgatatcgtatcaactccattatatctctctcgacactaactccatacactaccaactaccgtccacaaacgctgctagctccatactATATCATCCACTAGCAAATTCAATATCAAggcactcatagacatcaaacggaatgttacattctaccacccttaaaaggaacttcgtctttgaagtttactcacactcatacaCATCATCATGCCACTGTCAACACTCTcaaactcctaaacatcatcatccaactgttaacactatcgaagtattcttcCATTCCTAAACaccgaactactacaagcacaaccatgaaactctcttttatcgtatcctactcctcttaaaacaaatgttacgtcctcgtaactcactaatactaaatccttagctatatcttctcctTATCGTCATCACCacgacatgtcaaagataaccgcctataatctagacactcaccattcctatatccacgtctctcttacttaaacagttctcccacctcaattcactcggcacaccacctaacctataccacaaaatctttaacataaccaatactccaactcttccacattaccgcaacacgacatacctctctatataaactatataaactcCTATCGTCAAAAACATAGCTCACGAttcacacttgttacgtacactcattctagatcctcaagttcttttctttcatcactgcgAAACTCATACAtgacactaaatccaaacaccctacactcactgtcctaaaatctgattatgaaccccCTGCAGCGTCCATAttagtacaacacatgttccacaaatcacttaccatgactatgtctactgatgcctcatcttaaaacaagatcaaaattactataacaacttctcacaactgtgtcccaccaacagaatatcactataccatgacaacaatgaaaacatacccaactctcttttatatcatattgtaccctcattcccaaactgaaactggtaagaaacatgaATAAACAAAACAATTGtttatctgtacaaactgaaactctcAGGaagcagcagcaaacaaaacaacaatctatgtatgactggtatgtacttttgagaactcgtatcataatcatcccacctactccaccccaaccggtgacggcatcgcaacaccgccaccaatagccgtaccgcagcgcgaaaacacccgcatcacaacacgaagtaccgtgcccggatcaccacccgaggcaaaacaaccacatcgatggacatcacaaccacatacaattcccataaacactgactcggtataactttccggacaagaaaatttactcaaaactgttttactagatcataatacaacatattatactgaataaacatacaagaatctcatgcatatcatccatacattttcacggaataaacaagtatcatcaatacacatatgATTTTAACTattcatgccagatcaatcaaattattacctttttaaacatcatttcaataggttaccgtatccaacatatattacagaacattcagataacagctttataattatcacaccataccacttcttgtgaggtcagaaccccacataaacatttatacacatcatagacccgtaatcacatccaattaGTCAgtcttgatcacgtaagttaccactcgatcaaaggttacctgtcacccgagcttaactcatatgcccctcataacatattctcccattcgcagaACGATCATTTCCTGCCAAACATAACCATaacattaatactcaactactagcggTAGAAAATATcagtatacttcatcaagaatttcggattataacgaaattataaatctgaaattgctagtcataaatgaaattacataaacaaaaagaatagagatttagaattaacctttagtcctagcaaatttggcctaGGAACAAATatcaaatcgatattctcctaattgttgcacaaAAAATGCTTTCACTACAACAATATGGGGCAAAAGCATCATCAATAAGTAACCATCTAAGTATTTATATGGTTTCTTTGGTCAAAGAAACCATTCAATAAAGAAAAATGATCTCTTTCAAATAACAAAGAAACCACTATAGTGCaaaaatggtttcttatattaaaataagaattaaaaaaaCTTCCAGCATATATTCTAGTCACTTGCTCTCTCAAAGTAAATATCTCAACCACtctatttagaaaaaaaaaaggaggtaaAATTAATACCCAGAATGATTGTGTAAAACAAGATAGAACTCCATAAATTAGAACTCCAGAAATTATACCCAAAATTCTCATCTTAACTTTCATCACTTTAGATCTAAACCTTGTCACAATCTCTCAGCACCAAGGCCCTGCTACGACAACGCCAAAGCCCTGCTACGACAACGCCGCAGCTCTCCGCCGGTGAAATCTCTCTGACATAAGAGGTATTTTGTTTCTCTTATCCTATTTGAACTAATTGTATATGAAATTATAATTGTTGGTTACATTTTATATCCTTTGACTGATATGGGTAAAAccgtaacaaaaaaaaaatctaaaggAAGCTAGTGTCTTTTGAAATTAGGGTTCATATATAATTGGGGATTTTGTATGAAAAAGATTATGTTAATGTGTTGTACTGTTGTTGTGTTTATATGATGTTCTTAGATATGAATGATGTTAAATTGAGAGATTTATGAAGTTCCCGATTTAAAAGGTTCTGAAAATTAGCCCTCGAGTTGGAAACTACAGAGTAAATCATTTATCATTAAACCAGAATATAGTTCCTTCAAGTAAAGAAGCTACCATTCTAAACTAATGATTACTATGTACCCGTTTACCATGTACAATATACAATTAAGTGATTAACTAATTTAGCAAAAACTCCTTAATTTAAGAATTTGTAAAAACCTGAGTTTGTACAAGGGGATTTTATCAAACACTACCTACTGTGTACCTCATTTTTAAAAATACTTGTTaacatcttgttctttgcattctACTATCTTAATTTATCAATATTTTGTCACACTACCAAAATGCTAAGTTCTGGCCAATTTGGTCAATATTCTTGCACGCACATATGACTTGCGAATAATTTTAGACCTGATTTTGGTGAGAACTACATAACAGTTCTACCATTAAGTTTGGACTCTATGTAGAAATCCACATATTGTTAATTAATTACTCGTATATGTTTGtacgttatttttttttttttttttttttttgtgaacttGTGTAGAAATGGATCGAAGTTGGATATCAAATACAGTACCGGGTGACCCAAAATACAAAGCCGGGGTATTGGAGTTTATTAGTTTTGCTAGTAAGAATAAAGGAGAAGATACTAGGTTACCTTGTCCTTGCTACATGTGCCATAATTTTTTGTATAAGAGAGTTGATGAAATACTTAATCATTTGGATAAATGGGCGTTTGATAAAACATATACTCGTTGGATATGGCATGGTGAAGATAAGGAAGAAACTTCGACCAGTTCATTTTTAGATAATGAGAATGGATTTGATAACACTAATGAAGGTGATAGGTTAGATGAGATGTTACGTTCAGCCCAAGATAAATTCAATGACAATCCCGAAACATTTGAGACATTGTTAAGTGATTCTGAGAAGCCCTTGTATGTAGGCAGCAAATATACAAAATTGTCAAGTATATTAAGGTTATACAACATAAAGGCTGGACATGGTTGGACGGATAAAAGTTTTAGTTTGTTACTTGACGTGTTAAAAGATATGTTACCAGAGGATAATGTCCTTCCAAGTACTACTTATGAGGCAAAGAAGTCATTGTACCCAATGGGCTTGCAATATGAAAAAATTCATGCTTGTTCGAATGACTGCATACTATTTAGGAAGGAGTATGAACCTTTGCAAAATTGTCCTAAATGCAAGGCGTCAAGGTACAAGAAGAAGGATGGAGTGCCAGCAAAGATTTTATGGTATTTTCCAATTATACCATGGTTCAGACGGTTGTTTTCGCATCCTGAAGATGCAGAAAGGTTGACATGGCATAAAAACGGCCGAAAAGATGATGGCTTACTTAGACACCCGGCTGATTCCCCACAATGGAAGTTTATTGATGGAAAATATTATGAGTTTGGTAAGGAAGAACGCAACCTACGCTTGGCATTGTCAACAGATGGAATGAATCCATTTCGTTCCCTTAGTAGTACCTACAGTACTTGGCCAGTTATTTTAGTTACTTATAACTTACCGCCTTCTTTGTGTATGAAAAGAAAGTACATGATGTTATCCTTGCTAATTTCTGGGCCAAAACAACCAGGAAATGATATTGACGTGTACTTGGAACCTCTTATTGATGATCTCAAATTATTATGGGAAAAAGGTGTTAGCGTGTTTGATGCTTATCGAAATGAAACTTTCAACTTGAGGGCAATGCTTTTTTGCACCATACAAGACTATCCAGCATATGGTAATGTTTCTGGGTATACAGTGAAAGGGGAGAAGGCGTGTCCAGTATGTGATGATGGTATGAAAGGAGAGTGGTTGAGTTCGTCGAGAAAAATGGTTTATACTGGATATCGTGCATATCTACCCGAGGATCATCATTATCGTAAACAAAAAAAGGCATTCAATGGTGAACAAGTATTCAAAGGACGTCCAATGATCTTGACAGGTGAGGAGGTATTTGAAAAAATCAAAGACATTGAGACCAAATTTGGAAAGAAAAATAAATCCACCCTCCCAAAGCAAGGATATAAAAAATGCTCAGTGTTTTGGTCTCTACCATATTGGCGATTTTTGTTTATAAGACATTGTTTGGACGTGATGCACATTGAAAAGAATGTGTGTGATAGTGTGATTGGTACACTTTTGAATATTCCGGGGAAGACAAAAGATGGTGAAAAGGCTAGAGATGACCTGAAGAATATGGGGATTAGAAGTGAACTTCATGTTGTTAAAAATGGAAATCGTAAATATCTGCCTCCTGCTGCTTACACACTATccaaaaaagagaagaaagagtTTTGTGAGTCTTTGGCTAGGGTAAAAGTTCCTGACGGTTATTCTTCCAACATTAGTAGTCTTGTTTCAATGGAGAATTTGAAACTCATGGGTCTAAAATCTCATGATTGTCATGTTCTCATGCAACAATTGTTACCGGTGGCTATTCGTTCTATTTTACCCAAAAATGTTCGTTATGCCATTACTAGATTGTGCCTATTTTTCAATGCCATATTCGAAAAAGTAATTAATCCGAAAGATTTGGATGCGTTAGAGAGTGATCTAATTGTTACTTTGTGTCAATTAGAGATGTACTTTCCTCCATCGTTTTTTGATATAATGGTTCACTTGACTGTGCACTTAGTGAGAGAGGTTCGATTTTGTGGTCCTGTGTATTTGAGAAATCAATATCCATTTGAAAGGCAAATGAAGACATATAAAGGGTATGTTAAGAACTTGTTTCGGCCTGAAGCTTGTATTGCGGAGCGACTGCTATATGAATCTGCTGTTGAACATTGTAATCATTATCTTACAAATGTCGAGGTGATAGGGGTTCCTATATCTCGAAATAGTGAAAGAATAGAAGGAGAAGGTATTAGAGGCCGTAAACAACTTGATCTGTCATTTGAAAAATGGCACATGGCTCACACTTATATTCTTCTCAATGAGGATGAAGTTGTGCCATATGTGCAAAGGCACTTGGATTTCTTAAAATGTCACAATCGAAGAGCAAGTGCAAAAGCAATAGCAACTACACATAACAAATCATTTATCAGTTGGTTCAAGGATGAAGTGATGAGGGAGCTCCGTGAATCAGTGGTATCTGTTTCAGATCGTCTGAAGAGTTTAGCCTACGGACCAAATTTTAGTGCTACCTTCTATTCTAGGTACATCATTAATAGTTGCACGTTTTCAACAAGGGACCAAGATGAAAAAAGTACTACGCAAAATAGCGGTGTAACTCTGGAAGCTATGGGTATGCATTTTGCAAGCGCTAAAGACAATCGTCCAATGTATAGTAAGATGCAATACTATGGAGTCATTGAAGAAATTTTTGAGATGCATTACTCAAGTTTTACAGTACCACTTTTTGGATGTAAATGGGCGGACAACAATACTGGTGTTCACACTGATGATTTGGGATATACTTTGGTCAACTTTGATAAAAGTGGTCATGTACAAGATCCTTTCATTCTAGCAAGTCAGGCGAAAAAAGTTTTTTATATGTCCAACCCAGCTAAAGAAAGATGGTTTGTAGTTATAACACCGAAACCTCGTTATGCTATTGACGACTATGATCATTACGATGATAATATTGAATTTGAGGCAAGATCTCCGATAAGGATAGTGCAAATTGATGATCGTATTGCTGAGGACTCATCCATATATGTACGAAATGACCATAACGAGGGGATTTGGATTGAAGAAAATCGAAAGCGTCGTCGTGAGCACTCTAAACATAAATGAGGTGTGTTTTTCTTTAAGTTCATATCAATTAAAAATGCTTGATTACAGGTATATATGTTCTTCTTTGATGTTGTCTCAGTCTTACCAACGGTAAAAATGCTGCAGTATAAAGCAGTATAAACTTAATTGTACCCGTAGTCCTGAAAATATGCAGCGTTCTTCCCTCTGCTGTCAACTCGTGCAGTAGGCTTGTGAGGGAAATCAACCTTTTCAATTGATTAAAGGAAGATCATTGTTGTTAGCTCTCACAGACCATAAAAATATAATGTAAGACAAACCTATTTAACTAAAATCCGATCTATACAAACCATTTACCCGCtaaaaaatgaaatataaaaacaACCTGCACCATGTCAGAGTGTTGTTGTTTTTAACTGAAATCCTGTTTATATTGGCTTTTTTGATGTCATGGTGTGAGAAAAAAAGATAAATGACTTTTATTTGATACAATGTCACAGGTGATGAGGTTAGGCCATATTCATTTATATGCGGGAGAGAAACATATGCAAGTAACTATTGCCTTCAATAATTTTGGTGTTGGCCTCATGTAGAGAATGCCAAGGTACTTACTCCTCTGCTGGCCTGTTTCTactctttttgtttttgtttcatGAATATTGCATATATGTCAATTTCTGGTTTTCTTTTCATGTTTCGTTGGGCAGGCAAGTGTGTAAATACCGTTGTTATCAATAAATGATGGATATTGTTGGGTTGTTATGGTTGTGTTGTTGAGTTGAAgagattattgttgttatttgatTCTTTGATAAAAATCATACCATTGGGTTTGTTGAGTCGGCCAAAAGAAAATTAGCTATGGAGTATTTAGCTACCAGGTTTGatattttatgttttttttttttctgagatTTCGTATTTTGGTAAATCTTGATTATGAGGCAATTTGCTCAGCCTCTTGTTTTAGATGATgcacttttgtttcttttcttcAAGCTGTGTGTGATAAACACTTCAGATAATAGATTATGGCTAAAGCCTAGAGGTCACAAGACTTCCGTATGTCAAACTTGAACATCAGACCATGGTTTGGTACACGTAATTATATTGTGAAAAACAGACCATGGTTTGATCGGATCCCTCAATTCATGATTActatggtttttttttatttctaagTACATAATGTTACTTGTGATTCCAAAATCGTCAATGACGAGTCAATCCGTGTTCCGATTACATTTACGTTATTCagatccaaataggttgttggaTTAGGCTATTCAATACGTTATGGTTTGCTTGGCCTATTTAATCCTACCATTAACACAAGGTTTTGAACAAATACCTTGCTTTAAAGATGACTCCGCTGAAATTATCTCATTTCTAATTACATTTTATGTTGTGAGCTAGTTGGTATCATCTATTCTTTATAAATGTTCTCGAACTTCTTTATTTGGCAAACATTAGTATTGTTTTTTTAGTTCAAATGATTATTATGTTTTTGTAGGTTAGGAAAATGTGGATTACATTATTTTCTCAAACGCAAGGAAGCAGAGGCGGAAGAAGATCGGACTGAAGTTGATCAATGAGTGTTTGATTTTTTTATGcaattttttaagaaaatattgTCATCATTTTTGTATTTCTTACAGAAAATATTACTTGCTTCAAGTAATTGTAAAAACGAGTACACTTTATTTTACATACTCCGTATATGGTATCTTTTTAAATTAGGATGGTATGTGTGTTTTGTTGCATGGAACACGAGTATGCGCATAATCGACTCATTATGGCCACATACGTAATTGTACAACAATGCAGCAGGTCAGgtggaaaaaaaaataataaaaaaaatcaaagagaCCATACTTCTCTAATACTTGGTTTGGGTAAAGAAACCATTTCTCTCTCTTACTTGGTTTTTAATCATGAGTTAAGAAACCATTTTTTTGACATTAATGGTCTCTTTTTAAGTGGGCAAAGAAACCATTTATCTAGGAGGTATGCTTTGTATCTTTTAATCAaagagaccatttttatttacatgGTCTCTTACCCTAAGAGACCTTTGACCTTGAGACCATCTCTATGTTGGTTTCTTAGGTCAATTTGCAATGGTCTCTTTGGCATTTTTTCTAGTAGtgtttgagaaatgcctctcaatttgctagaatgagatcccaaaaattgatgatttatttttagggtttttagtTTTGTGATgatagaattaggtcaaaagaatAAGAGAAAATGATCCCCCTTTTTCTCACCTTTAAACCGTGCAAATGAGATTAATTAGGGGAAGATATTattcttccctttttctcttatttcggttttttccaccaaccaccaaaaataaggagaaaaatatcttcttatATTAGGTTGGTTAtctaaatgtataaatgtgtattaattatcttaattgtcaatttatgtcgacatgtattaataagtctatacacaacagtttgtagtcgatttattaatagtctgtcaacattttattatgacaatttcgcataatatatacattaactataaatataacatatttataattcgctaattaaatataactagttacgtttaattacgaattaacatcttaattcgtttaagctaacattatatacattaattaaatataacagtttatattcaatttatgaatttaacaattaattcgtctcagctggtattatttaattgtattaaataatcgtctcatcatcacattgactaactgtttagtcaaatacatggactaaccttttagtcatataaggcatcaatgtgattatattttcatacaatcacatctctcaaacacatcctttaggtgcgacttttagggaccagttgatcaccgccatcagtatgataaaaacgtcaaacttctagcaagccaaccgttattaagtaaacgttaatcaactgataaaatactaagtatacccttgtgaacctataagagatttatatatgttatcacactaactatgGAGGACACAAGccacaaactcccacttgtcatCACAattgtatgtgcgataaccgattctcacatcctaaaatttctcccactcaatgtaaaacaatttgcaaaatccgtattcacaaaggtcgtattttacaagtgatcaatatcaagagtggttttcccgactagagagtaacttaactgataaacgaatcatcattcgagcatggcaatgcatttcagttacaactcctcgagtggctctgagaaataactaaacctgataaaggttggatattttcttcaactcgaatcctgcagatataagcacagtatgaaatgacccagtgaaaatatacatagcctcctgttacggtcgaccatgagaaagaaaccaaagtcacccaaaaactgccttaatctcaagagacagtcgatagtcaaaagaatcgactctaggaacacaatggacgtccaatccacgacctggcactgaatgtttttaaacatttaggactccattatgttgtcacaatttgtcctacgaggtatcgttataactcgcatctgtgatcgatcagccaaccgtttgacttatggctcgttgaacccaccatcaatcaacttcacaaaataatagccagagttatcagctcatgtaggcgattacggaccaaaacaaatataatgtaattcagttcactttgtggcgttcaatgttgttgtacaatccacatgaaaaacaaaatatgaaataaaacgatgaagttataaatagcatatgaaaaagataatgtatcgaatccataatcaacaagtacaactcaggaacacgtttaattcccatggaaataacgtgcccttcatgcttatcatatgacaatggtttagtgagaggatccgcgatgttgtcatccgaagctatcttgtcaatcactatctcctcttgctccacgtaatcacggatcaggtgagccttccgatgtatatgtctagacttgttgctagacttaggctccttagcctggaagatggcacctctattgtcacaatagatggtgattgggtcatttgaactaggaactatggtta
Protein-coding sequences here:
- the LOC141620521 gene encoding uncharacterized protein LOC141620521, giving the protein MPPKRSALYAKAEFMSVNEVAKMLEHQDALTEALKKFGKDKDAWVDFAKMSINIARFNPKEYMGTGAPILLDNWHKKMENIVNVVHCPEDFKVEQVAFDLRDAAEEWWDKLRESALDLYVRQGKSAIPWSEFKIAMRREFVPEHRPSQGSFSQGPSQSYTSNRPARSWNNQGGQSNNNGGSDRNGEMDRSWISNTVPGDPKYKAGVLEFISFASKNKGEDTRLPCPCYMCHNFLYKRVDEILNHLDKWAFDKTYTRWIWHGEDKEETSTSSFLDNENGFDNTNEGDRLDEMLRSAQDKFNDNPETFETLLSDSEKPLYVGSKYTKLSSILRLYNIKAGHGWTDKSFSLLLDVLKDMLPEDNVLPSTTYEAKKSLYPMGLQYEKIHACSNDCILFRKEYEPLQNCPKCKASRYKKKDGVPAKILWYFPIIPWFRRLFSHPEDAERLTWHKNGRKDDGLLRHPADSPQWKFIDGKYYEFGKEERNLRLALSTDGMNPFRSLSSTYSTWPVILVTYNLPPSLCMKRKYMMLSLLISGPKQPGNDIDVYLEPLIDDLKLLWEKGVSVFDAYRNETFNLRAMLFCTIQDYPAYGNVSGYTVKGEKACPVCDDGMKGEWLSSSRKMVYTGYRAYLPEDHHYRKQKKAFNGEQVFKGRPMILTGEEVFEKIKDIETKFGKKNKSTLPKQGYKKCSVFWSLPYWRFLFIRHCLDVMHIEKNVCDSVIGTLLNIPGKTKDGEKARDDLKNMGIRSELHVVKNGNRKYLPPAAYTLSKKEKKEFCESLARVKVPDGYSSNISSLVSMENLKLMGLKSHDCHVLMQQLLPVAIRSILPKNVRYAITRLCLFFNAIFEKVINPKDLDALESDLIVTLCQLEMYFPPSFFDIMVHLTVHLVREVRFCGPVYLRNQYPFERQMKTYKGYVKNLFRPEACIAERLLYESAVEHCNHYLTNVEVIGVPISRNSERIEGEGIRGRKQLDLSFEKWHMAHTYILLNEDEVVPYVQRHLDFLKCHNRRASAKAIATTHNKSFISWFKDEVMRELRESVVSVSDRLKSLAYGPNFSATFYSRYIINSCTFSTRDQDEKSTTQNSGVTLEAMGMHFASAKDNRPMYSKMQYYGVIEEIFEMHYSSFTVPLFGCKWADNNTGVHTDDLGYTLVNFDKSGHVQDPFILASQAKKVFYMSNPAKERWFVVITPKPRYAIDDYDHYDDNIEFEARSPIRIVQIDDRIAEDSSIYVRNDHNEGIWIEENRKRRREHSKHK